In Macadamia integrifolia cultivar HAES 741 unplaced genomic scaffold, SCU_Mint_v3 scaffold2353, whole genome shotgun sequence, one genomic interval encodes:
- the LOC122066345 gene encoding uncharacterized protein LOC122066345, whose protein sequence is MEKEGERVSGDLRGRVPADEEDEDGGSRETLDRGPVIPEEDRISEAVALKKSYTKAVGNASWPTIDSLPDPIQARNIRRIVIPQQDYEAKRQNFRFALIGRVNFHLISLDALHEEARANCKLNQEVVMNPLGKGYVIFEFKCEGVGRPVAFDKHTRQGLMGYFARIQVEIDVSETTVRVKEVQIERLELATNLVLKFRQKVVYEDNVERCGYCKRVGHLIAACR, encoded by the exons atggagaaagaaggagagagagtgtctggcGATCTTAGGGGTAGAGTTCCTGCCGATGAGGAGGATGAAGATGGAGGTTCGAGGGAAACTCTGGATCGAGGTCCTGTGATTCCTGAAGAAGATAGGATCTCGGAGGCTGTGGCTCTAAAGAAATCCTATACGAAGGCAGTGGGGAACGCTTCATGGCCTACCATTGATTCCTTGCCTGATCCAATTCAAGCAAGAAACATTCGAAGGATTGTCATTCCCCAACAGGACTATGAGGCAAAACGGCAGAACTTTCGTTTCGCGTTGATAGGGAGAGTAAATTTCCATTTGATTTCCCTTGATGCTTTGCATGAGGAGGCTCGTGCAAACTGTAAATTGAATCAAGAAGTGGTTATGAACCCATTGGGAAAGGGTTATGTTATTTTCGAATTCAAGTGTGAGGGTG TGGGGCGCCCGGTTGCATTTGATAAACACACGAGACAGGGTCTTATGGGTTATTTTGCTCGAATCCAAGTGGAGATTGATGTATCTGAAACGACTGTGAGAGTAAAGGAGGTCCAAATTGAAAGGCTGGAGCTGGCAACGAATCTGGTCCTCAAATTTCGTCAGAAGGTTGTTTATGAAGACAATGTGGAAAGATGTGGGTACTGTAAACGTGTTGGTCACCTGATTGCTGCCTGTAGATAA